A single region of the Globicephala melas chromosome 12, mGloMel1.2, whole genome shotgun sequence genome encodes:
- the MTLN gene encoding mitoregulin: MADVSERTLQLSVLVAFASGVLVGWQANRLRRRYLDWRKKRLQDKLAATQKKLDLA; the protein is encoded by the coding sequence ATGGCGGACGTGTCCGAGAGGACGTTGCAGCTGTCCGTGCTGGTGGCCTTCGCCTCCGGAGTGCTCGTGGGCTGGCAGGCAAACCGGCTGCGGCGGCGCTACCTGGACTGGAGAAAGAAGAGGCTGCAAGACAAGCTGGCGGCGACGCAGAAGAAGCTGGACCTGGCCTGA